From the Hyphomicrobium sp. ghe19 genome, one window contains:
- a CDS encoding EVE domain-containing protein, giving the protein MTAFWLLKSEPDVFSWNDLVSRGPKGEAWDGVRNYQARNNMRAMKVGDLGFFYHSNEGKEIVGILRVISPAHPEAKDETGKWECVDVAAVAPVPKPVGLDAVKANPKLSAMVLVNNSRLSVQPVSAEEWKEICKMGGVDLKALKGS; this is encoded by the coding sequence ATGACCGCCTTCTGGCTCTTGAAGTCCGAACCCGATGTCTTCTCGTGGAACGATCTCGTTTCCCGTGGACCAAAGGGCGAAGCATGGGACGGCGTTCGCAATTATCAGGCTCGCAACAACATGCGGGCGATGAAAGTCGGCGATCTCGGATTTTTCTATCACTCGAACGAGGGCAAGGAGATCGTCGGCATCCTGCGCGTCATATCGCCCGCGCATCCAGAAGCGAAAGACGAAACCGGCAAGTGGGAATGCGTCGACGTTGCAGCGGTCGCACCAGTGCCGAAGCCTGTCGGCCTTGACGCCGTCAAAGCCAATCCCAAGCTTTCCGCCATGGTGCTCGTCAACAATTCGCGTCTCTCGGTGCAACCCGTGTCCGCCGAAGAATGGAAGGAAATCTGCAAAATGGGCGGTGTCGATCTAAAAGCGCTCAAGGGCTCATGA
- a CDS encoding NAD(P)H-dependent glycerol-3-phosphate dehydrogenase: MQINSVSIVGGGAWGTALAQTLAHGGIKVMLWAREPEVVDDINERHVNRTFLSGVSLNPAIRATADLSAVAKADALLAVVPAQHLRSVMGKLAKQLAQNTPVIICAKGIEQATGRFMGDVLEEAAPQALRAVLSGPSFAADVARGLPSALTLACRNETTGRALTAALSSRQMRLYWSSDVLGAELGGAVKNVLAIAAGIVEGRGLGASAHAAIVTRGFAELRRFGEAMGARPETLLGLSGLGDLILTCGSAQSRNMSLGHALGEGRSLNEFLGARVSVAEGVYTCAALVRLAHEKGVEMPIAEAVHGIIEGRLLVDEAITALMQRPLKAED, from the coding sequence TTGCAAATAAATTCGGTGAGCATTGTCGGCGGCGGCGCGTGGGGCACGGCGCTGGCACAGACGTTGGCGCATGGCGGCATCAAGGTAATGCTTTGGGCGCGCGAGCCCGAGGTCGTCGACGACATCAACGAGCGGCACGTCAATCGAACCTTCCTGTCCGGCGTCAGTCTCAATCCCGCAATCCGCGCGACGGCCGACCTGTCGGCGGTAGCCAAAGCGGACGCTCTTCTCGCTGTGGTCCCAGCCCAGCATCTGCGTAGCGTGATGGGCAAGCTCGCCAAGCAACTGGCTCAGAACACACCAGTCATCATTTGCGCGAAGGGCATCGAACAGGCGACGGGCCGGTTCATGGGCGACGTCCTCGAAGAAGCCGCGCCGCAAGCGTTGCGCGCGGTGCTTTCCGGTCCAAGCTTCGCTGCTGATGTCGCACGCGGCTTGCCGTCGGCGCTGACACTCGCATGCCGCAACGAAACAACCGGGCGCGCGCTGACGGCTGCGCTCTCCTCGCGGCAAATGCGTCTCTATTGGTCGAGCGACGTGCTCGGCGCGGAACTCGGCGGCGCGGTGAAAAACGTCCTCGCCATCGCGGCGGGCATCGTCGAGGGCCGCGGCCTCGGAGCAAGCGCTCACGCGGCGATCGTCACGCGCGGCTTCGCCGAACTTCGCCGCTTCGGCGAAGCGATGGGCGCACGACCGGAAACGCTTCTCGGTCTTTCCGGGCTCGGCGATCTCATTCTGACTTGCGGCAGCGCCCAGTCGCGCAACATGTCCCTCGGACATGCACTCGGGGAAGGCCGCAGCCTCAACGAGTTTCTCGGCGCGAGGGTATCCGTGGCGGAAGGCGTCTACACCTGCGCGGCACTTGTCCGCCTTGCACACGAGAAAGGCGTCGAGATGCCGATCGCCGAAGCCGTGCACGGGATCATCGAAGGCCGGCTTCTCGTCGATGAAGCGATCACGGCATTGATGCAGCGGCCACTGAAGGCGGAAGACTGA
- the tsaD gene encoding tRNA (adenosine(37)-N6)-threonylcarbamoyltransferase complex transferase subunit TsaD produces MLVLGIETSCDETAAAVVARDAEGTGRILSNVVLSQFDSHAIYGGVVPEIAARAHTECLDLLVQKALDEAGVSLGDLSAVAASAGPGLIGGLIVGATSGKALALATGIPFLAINHLEAHALTAGLTDAIRPPYLMLLVSGGHTQILWVEGVGRYRRLATTIDDALGEAFDKTAKLLGLPMPGGPSVEKAALSGNPRRFNLPRPMIGREDPHFSFAGLKTAVRHAAAKIAPLSEQDVADLCASFQAAVCDSVADRVRLAIRSVLPQLPEGTPRNFVAAGGVAANKALRSTLVGISDEFGFAFRAPPLELCTDNGAMIAWAGAERLALGLVDGLDSPVKPRWPLDPDAAKAAGAGVKA; encoded by the coding sequence CTGCTCGTGCTGGGCATAGAGACGAGCTGCGACGAGACCGCCGCCGCGGTTGTCGCGCGCGATGCGGAAGGCACAGGCCGCATTCTCTCTAATGTCGTGCTTTCCCAGTTCGACAGCCACGCCATCTATGGCGGCGTCGTACCGGAAATAGCGGCCCGCGCGCACACCGAATGCCTCGATCTCCTCGTTCAGAAAGCCCTGGACGAAGCGGGCGTTTCCCTCGGCGATCTTTCGGCCGTGGCGGCATCGGCCGGGCCGGGCCTCATCGGCGGCCTGATCGTCGGCGCGACCAGCGGCAAAGCCCTGGCGCTCGCGACCGGCATACCCTTTCTCGCCATCAACCATCTCGAGGCCCATGCACTGACGGCCGGCCTGACCGACGCCATCCGGCCTCCGTACTTGATGCTTTTGGTGTCGGGCGGACATACGCAGATCCTGTGGGTCGAGGGTGTCGGCCGCTATCGCCGGCTCGCGACGACCATCGATGACGCGCTCGGCGAGGCTTTCGACAAAACGGCCAAGTTGCTGGGCCTCCCCATGCCCGGAGGTCCGTCCGTCGAGAAGGCAGCTCTGAGCGGCAATCCGCGACGCTTCAACCTCCCCCGCCCGATGATCGGCCGCGAAGACCCGCATTTCTCGTTCGCCGGCCTCAAGACCGCGGTCCGCCATGCCGCCGCAAAAATCGCGCCGCTCTCCGAGCAGGATGTCGCCGACCTCTGCGCGTCGTTCCAGGCAGCCGTTTGTGACAGCGTCGCCGATCGGGTGAGATTGGCGATACGTTCCGTCCTTCCGCAGTTGCCCGAGGGAACGCCGCGAAACTTCGTTGCCGCAGGTGGCGTCGCAGCCAACAAGGCGTTGCGATCGACGCTCGTCGGGATTTCGGACGAGTTCGGCTTCGCCTTCCGCGCGCCGCCTCTCGAACTCTGCACCGACAACGGTGCGATGATTGCCTGGGCCGGAGCGGAACGCCTGGCGCTCGGCCTCGTCGACGGGCTAGACTCGCCGGTCAAGCCGCGTTGGCCGCTTGATCCAGACGCTGCGAAAGCAGCAGGAGCCGGCGTAAAAGCCTAG